The DNA window tgAAATAGAGGTCGCCTGAAGAGTACCAGAGGAGGTCAAGGtcgagtcgtggtggtggtgttggtggtggtggtggtagtggtggtggaggtagcggGTGACGGCTGCAGCGACTCGCCTTACGTGTCTCAGCATTTTTGCCCTTTCCTTCTGTGAGAGTTGACATTCAGGTGTTGTTAAgtacttcttcctcatctcaatCTCCTTCTAGATTTCTACGTATAATCAATCAAGACTTAAAGTAATAACGTGAGTCAACCACGACAAATAGTATGTTACTTCACTCATTTCTGCTACACACACGATTTTTAAAATTTCTCAGAATTTAAAACCAATAACATTACTGAAGACGTACTGTTTTTGGCGAGAGAGACGCATACGACAGAGCTAACCCAGAATTTGGTTACGATACAAGCTTGTTTACAGCTGTTCACATGACTCGAGgagcatagtggataaggtggtgagcgtgggatcgggcagacgtccacgcgtaggttcgaatcccaccacgtacaaccttaaaacattttgccatttgtcgagtggtttaaagttacctacatataaccatgatacccaggttctaggtggttacactcaaaatgagcttgggcggtgatatgggccctaatatgggtaccactataaataaaattgcctgcgccactaatgggcggaagctgaacagcgcttcccatacactcttcaagtgtgcctacaggcgctatagaccttaccgtaaaaaaaaaaaaaaaaaaagcagccagCCAGCAGCCTGCGACGACTCATCTCTAGCTCCGCTCATCTCCCTTGCAGCAACACCCGCCATCACAGCCGCGGCAAGAATCACTATTCAACACGCTGTGCCGCTCTGTCATTGCTTCATATCCTGACAGAGGCCCGTACAGGCGATCAAAAGTACACAGTTTTTAAATAAGCCAACACGCAGTATTGTACAGTACATACAAGGCAAGCATGACACACGGCGGGAGCCAGGGGTGCAGTGTACAGGATGGGAGTATCTGATGTCTTTTCGTCATGGATAcgatgatggaggaaagagttaagggaaaaataatattgCCTTTGCTGCGGATGTTCTTGTACTGTTTATTCAATTGATCTTTGTGATGTGGCGTGACGGGCAGGCGTCAGCCTAAAGCAGGCGTGGTAGGCGAAGCGCTCGCCCATCACCGCCTGCCGGCCTCGTTCATCAGCCTGGAAAGGCCGAGCAGCGAATTGATGATCTCAGAGTTGCGTTTGTGGGGAAGGCTCCCGACGACCTCAGGCGGGGCGTGCACCACCTTCAGGATGTGCGCCGCCAGGGTGGCCACGGCCTGTGTAGGCGTGTGGCGGAGAGCACACTGTCATTATACAGGATACATTGACGTGCGTATACAAACATACTAAGAGGATGGTCTGCAAAGTGTGGGGGGGGAAGGCCTAGTGAGGAATACTGTCCTTGTGGCTTGAAGGAATGCACAGTTTTATTGCACACCTCATTGCTTTGTAGCACTCCACAGACacaaggcaaacacacacacacacacacacacacacacacacacacacacacacacacacactcacctcgcGTTCGGGCACATTGAGCTCCTGGCCCTGGGTGACGAGGGCGACGcagaccaccaccaacaccatggCCACGAGTGCACCACTACGCATCTTGGAGAAGAGGCTTCGTCACGGAAGGAGGGGACGCGTTAGACGAGGTCAAATGAAGAGTGATGGGGAAAAAGAAGCGGTGCATTGACTTCCGTAATGACCAAAAGCATAGACTGTTTGCAGCTG is part of the Portunus trituberculatus isolate SZX2019 chromosome 19, ASM1759143v1, whole genome shotgun sequence genome and encodes:
- the LOC123506207 gene encoding pigment-dispersing hormone 2 peptides-like, translating into MRSGALVAMVLVVVCVALVTQGQELNVPEREAVATLAAHILKVVHAPPEVVGSLPHKRNSEIINSLLGLSRLMNEAGRR